From the Oncorhynchus nerka isolate Pitt River linkage group LG20, Oner_Uvic_2.0, whole genome shotgun sequence genome, one window contains:
- the LOC115102830 gene encoding myelin protein P0 isoform X1, with product MLTILALASVILLGIVPQQSEAIVIYTGWERHALVGSDIRLSCSFFSWRWTSDDVTFSWSYRPDGARDAISVFHYTGGAPYVDNKGPFRDRLEFVGNPGRRDGSILLKNLDYGDNGTFTCDAKNPPDIVGRASSVRLLVFEKVPIQAGVITGSIIGAVLGLLLLIVVIYYLMRFLVARRVFNLSVSKHGKKGKGKEGSQQRQGPTLSIGDPSKLKAAASEKKKQESRKDKK from the exons ATGCTGACCATTTTGGCGCTAGCGTCGGTCATACTCCTGGGAATAG TGCCCCAGCAGTCTGAGGCCATCGTCATCTACACGGGCTGGGAGCGTCACGCCCTGGTGGGCTCCGATATCCGTCTTTCCTGCTCCTTCTTCTCCTGGCGCTGGACCTCTGATGACGTCACCTTCTCCTGGAGCTACCGGCCCGACGGTGCCAGGGACGCCATCTCT GTCTTCCACTACACCGGTGGAGCTCCCTACGTAGACAACAagggacccttcagagacaggctGGAGTTTGTGGGGAACCCTGGTCGCCGGGACGGATCCATCCTGCTCAAAAACCTAGACTACGGAGACAACGGCACCTTCACCTGCGATGCCAAGAACCCACCTGACATAGTGGGACGCGCCTCCAGTGTCAGACTGCTGGTCTTTGAGAAGG TTCCCATCCAGGCCGGAGTGATCACGGGGTCCATCATCGGTGCAGTGCTGGGTCTGTTGTTGCTGATCGTTGTCATCTACTATCTCATGAGGTTCCTGGTGGCCCGCAGAGTCTTCAACCTCAGTGTCAG CAAACATGGAAAGAAAGGGAAGGGTAAAGAGGGATCACAGCAGAGACAG gGCCCAACTCTCTCCATCGGAGACCCGTCCAAGCTGAAGGCCGCCGCCTCAGAAAAGAAGAAGCAGGAGTCGCGCAAGGATAAGAAATAG
- the LOC115102830 gene encoding myelin protein P0 isoform X3, whose product MLTILALASVILLGIVPQQSEAIVIYTGWERHALVGSDIRLSCSFFSWRWTSDDVTFSWSYRPDGARDAISVFHYTGGAPYVDNKGPFRDRLEFVGNPGRRDGSILLKNLDYGDNGTFTCDAKNPPDIVGRASSVRLLVFEKVPIQAGVITGSIIGAVLGLLLLIVVIYYLMRFLVARRVFNLSVSKHGKKGKGKEGSQQRQ is encoded by the exons ATGCTGACCATTTTGGCGCTAGCGTCGGTCATACTCCTGGGAATAG TGCCCCAGCAGTCTGAGGCCATCGTCATCTACACGGGCTGGGAGCGTCACGCCCTGGTGGGCTCCGATATCCGTCTTTCCTGCTCCTTCTTCTCCTGGCGCTGGACCTCTGATGACGTCACCTTCTCCTGGAGCTACCGGCCCGACGGTGCCAGGGACGCCATCTCT GTCTTCCACTACACCGGTGGAGCTCCCTACGTAGACAACAagggacccttcagagacaggctGGAGTTTGTGGGGAACCCTGGTCGCCGGGACGGATCCATCCTGCTCAAAAACCTAGACTACGGAGACAACGGCACCTTCACCTGCGATGCCAAGAACCCACCTGACATAGTGGGACGCGCCTCCAGTGTCAGACTGCTGGTCTTTGAGAAGG TTCCCATCCAGGCCGGAGTGATCACGGGGTCCATCATCGGTGCAGTGCTGGGTCTGTTGTTGCTGATCGTTGTCATCTACTATCTCATGAGGTTCCTGGTGGCCCGCAGAGTCTTCAACCTCAGTGTCAG CAAACATGGAAAGAAAGGGAAGGGTAAAGAGGGATCACAGCAGAGACAG tga
- the LOC115102829 gene encoding sodium/potassium-transporting ATPase subunit alpha-2-like, whose protein sequence is MGKGSGAENGGGKKKKKERDLDELKKEVSMDDHKISLDDLERRYTVDLARGLTNAKALEVLARDGPNVLTPPPTTPEWVKFCRQLFGGFSLLLWIGAILCFLAYSIQVATEDEPANDNLYLGVVLSAVVIITGCFSYYQEAKSSRIMDSFKNMVPQQALVIREGEKMTINAELLVRGDLVEIKGGDRIPADLRVVSAAGCKVDNSSLTGESEPQTRTTEFTHENPLETRNIAFFSTNCVEGTAHGVVVGTGDHTVMGRIATLASGLETGQTPINMEIEHFIHLITGVAVFLGVSFFILAIILGYTWLEAVIFLIGIIVANVPEGLLATVTVCLTLTAKRMAKKNCLVKNLEAVETLGSTSTICSDKTGTLTQNRMTVAHMWFDNMIHEADTTEDQSGATFDKSSATWHSLSHVAGLCNRAEFKAGQDNFPILKRDTAGDASESALLKCIELSCGCVRSMRNRYPKVGEIPFNSTNKYQLSIHEHEDNENGHLLVMKGAPERILDRCSTIMIHGQEVPMDANWNEAFQSAYMELGGLGERVLGFCHLSLSPAQFPRGFTFDCEDVNFPTEGLCFVGLMSMIDPPRAAVPDAVGKCRSAGIKVIMVTGDHPITAKAIAKGVGIISEGNETVEDIAERLNIPLSQVNPRDAKACVVHGGDLKDMSAEYLDDLLRNHTEIVFARTSPQQKLIIVEGCQRTGAIVAVTGDGVNDSPALKKADIGVAMGIAGSDVSKQAADMILLDDNFASIVTGVEEGRLIFDNLKKSIAYTLTSNIPEISPFLLFIIASIPLPLGTVTILCIDLGTDMVPAISLAYETAESDIMKRQPRCPKTDKLVNDRLISMAYGQIGMIQAIAGFFTYFVILAENGFWPGTLLGIRLNWDDRANNEVEDSYGQQWTYEQRKVIEFTCHTSFFASIVVVQWADLVICKTRRNSVFQQGMKNRILIFGLFAETALAAFLSYCPGMDIALRMYPLKVSWWFCALPYSVLIFIYDEIRKLIIRRCPGGWVEQETYY, encoded by the exons ATGGGGAAAGGG AGTGGTGCCGAAAATggaggaggaaagaagaagaagaaggagagggactTGGATGAGCTCAAGAAGGAGGTGTCCATG GATGATCACAAGATATCATTAGACGATCTGGAAAGACGCTACACAGTCGACTTGGCtcgg GGTTTGACCAATGCAAAGGCTCTGGAGGTGCTGGCCAGGGATGGGCCCAATGTGCTTACCCCCCCTCCCACCACGCCAGAGTGGGTGAAGTTCTGCCGTCAGCTGTTCGGGGGCTTCTCCTTGCTCCTCTGGATCGGTGCCATCCTCTGCTTCCTGGCCTACAGTATCCAAGTGGCCACTGAAGACGAGCCAGCCAATGACAAC TTGTACCTGGGAGTGGTTCTGTCAGCTGTGGTCATCATCACTGGCTGTTTCTCTTACTACCAAGAGGCCAAGAGCTCCCGCATTATGGACTCATTCAAGAACATGGTTCCTCAG CAAGCCCTGGTgatcagggagggagagaaaatgaCAATCAATGCAGAGCTATTGGTGAGGGGAGACCTGGTGGAGATCAAAGGAGGAGACCGGATCCCTGCCGACCTCCGAGTTGTCTCCGCTGCTGGCTGCAAg gTGGATAACTCTTCTCTGACTGGGGAGTCAGAGCCTCAGACACGCACAACAGAGTTCACCCATGAAAACCCCCTGGAGACTCGAAACATCGCCTTCTTCTCCACCAACTGTGTGGAGG gtaCAGCCCATGGTGTAGTAGTAGGTACCGGTGACCATACAGTGATGGGCCGTATTGCCACCCTGGCCTCGGGGCTGGAGACAGGCCAGACTCCCATCAACATGGAGATCGAGCACTTCATCCACCTGATCACAGGCGTGGCTGTGTTCCTGGGGGTGTCCTTCTTCATCCTAGCCATCATCCTGGGGTACACCTGGCTGGAGGCTGTCATCTTCCTCATCGGCATCATCGTGGCCAATGTACCAGAGGGTCTGCTGGCCACCGTCACT GTTTGTCTCACCCTCACTGCCAAGCGCATGGCCAAGAAGAACTGCCTGGTCAAGAATCTGGAAGCTGTGGAGACCCTGGGTTCTACCTCCACCATCTGTTCCGACAAGACAGGCACCCTGACCCAGAACCGCATGACCGTGGCCCACATGTGGTTTGACAACATGATCCATGAGGCCGACACTACGGAGGACCAGTCTG GTGCCACCTTTGACAAGAGCTCAGCTACATGGCACTCTCTGTCTCACGTGGCTGGACTCTGCAACCGCGCTGAGTTCAAAGCTGGGCAGGATAACTTCCCCATCCTCAAG AGGGACACTGCTGGTGACGCGTCAGAGTCTGCTCTGTTGAAATGTATCGAGCTCTCCTGTGGGTGTGTCCGCTCTATGAGAAACAGATACCCCAAGGTGGGAGAGATTCCCTTCAACTCGACCAACAAGTACCAG CTTTCCATTCATGAACATGAAGACAATGAAAATGGCCACCTACTCGTTATGAAGGGAGCACCTGAGAGAATACTGGACAG GTGTAGCACCATCATGATCCACGGTCAGGAGGTTCCAATGGACGCCAACTGGAACGAAGCTTTCCAGAGTGCCTACATGGAGCTgggagggctgggagagagagttctaG ggttCTGTCACTTGTCACTGTCTCCGGCCCAGTTCCCTCGGGGGTTCACCTTCGACTGTGAAGATGTCAACTTCCCTACAGAAGGACTGTGTTTCGTGGGCCTCATGTCCATGATTGACCCTCCCCGCGCTGCCGTGCCCGACGCTGTGGGGAAGTGCCGCTCTGCTGGGATTAAG GTTATCATGGTGACAGGCGACCATCCAATCACTGCTAAAGCCATCGCTAAAGGTGTGGGCATCATCTCCGAGGGCAACGAGACTGTGGAGGACATCGCTGAAAGGCTGAATATTCCACTGAGCCAAGTCaaccccag GGATGCCAAGGCCTGTGTGGTGCACGGGGGGGACCTGAAGGACATGAGCGCAGAATACTTGGATGACCTGCTCAGGAACCACACTGAGATAGTGTTCGCCCGCACCTCACCTCAGCAGAAACTCATCATCGTAGAGGGCTGCCAGAGAACG GGGGCAATTGTTGCGGTTACTGGGGACGGAGTGAACGACTCACCTGCCCTGAAGAAGGCTGATATCGGGGTTGCCATGGGGATCGCTGGGTCTGACGTCTCCAAGCAGGCTGCTGACATGATCCTCCTGGACGACAACTTCGCCTCTATCGTCACAGGAGTGGAGGAag GCCGTCTGATCTTTGATAATTTGAAAAAGTCCATTGCCTACACTCTGACCAGTAACATTCCAGAGATCAgccccttcctcctcttcatcattgCCAGTATTCCCCTGCCCCTGGGCACTGTCACCATCCTCTGTATCGACCTGGGAACTGACATG GTTCCTGCTATCTCATTGGCCTACGAGACGGCTGAGAGTGACATCATGAAGCGTCAGCCCCGGTGCCCAAAGACGGACAAGCTGGTGAACGACAGACTGATCAGCATGGCCTACGGACAGATAG gtatgATCCAGGCCATAGCAGGTTTCTTCACCTACTTTGTGATCCTGGCTGAGAATGGTTTCTGGCCAGGGACCCTCCTTGGCATCCGTCTGAACTGGGATGACCGTGCTAACAACGAGGTGGAAGACAGCTATGGACAGCAGTGG ACCTATGAGCAGCGAAAGGTAATTGAGTTCACCTGTCATACCTCGTTCTTTGCGAGCATCGTGGTGGTGCAATGGGCTGATCTGGTTATCTGCAAGACCAGGAGGAACTCTGTCTTCCAGCAGGGCATGAA GAATCGTATCCTGATCTTTGGCCTGTTTGCTGAGACTGCTCTGGCTGCCTTCCTGTCCTACTGCCCAGGAATGGACATCGCCCTCCGCATGTACCCCTTGAA GGTCTCCTGGTGGTTCTGTGCCCTCCCATACAGTGTGCTCATCTTCATCTATGATGAGATCCGCAAGCTCATCATCAGGAGGTGTCCTGGAG GTTGGGTGGAACAGGAGACTTATTATTAA
- the LOC115102830 gene encoding myelin protein P0 isoform X2: protein MLTILALASVILLGIVPQQSEAIVIYTGWERHALVGSDIRLSCSFFSWRWTSDDVTFSWSYRPDGARDAISVFHYTGGAPYVDNKGPFRDRLEFVGNPGRRDGSILLKNLDYGDNGTFTCDAKNPPDIVGRASSVRLLVFEKVPIQAGVITGSIIGAVLGLLLLIVVIYYLMRFLVARRVFNLSVSKHGKKGKGKEGSQQRQPWRPPPVTCLPLTS, encoded by the exons ATGCTGACCATTTTGGCGCTAGCGTCGGTCATACTCCTGGGAATAG TGCCCCAGCAGTCTGAGGCCATCGTCATCTACACGGGCTGGGAGCGTCACGCCCTGGTGGGCTCCGATATCCGTCTTTCCTGCTCCTTCTTCTCCTGGCGCTGGACCTCTGATGACGTCACCTTCTCCTGGAGCTACCGGCCCGACGGTGCCAGGGACGCCATCTCT GTCTTCCACTACACCGGTGGAGCTCCCTACGTAGACAACAagggacccttcagagacaggctGGAGTTTGTGGGGAACCCTGGTCGCCGGGACGGATCCATCCTGCTCAAAAACCTAGACTACGGAGACAACGGCACCTTCACCTGCGATGCCAAGAACCCACCTGACATAGTGGGACGCGCCTCCAGTGTCAGACTGCTGGTCTTTGAGAAGG TTCCCATCCAGGCCGGAGTGATCACGGGGTCCATCATCGGTGCAGTGCTGGGTCTGTTGTTGCTGATCGTTGTCATCTACTATCTCATGAGGTTCCTGGTGGCCCGCAGAGTCTTCAACCTCAGTGTCAG CAAACATGGAAAGAAAGGGAAGGGTAAAGAGGGATCACAGCAGAGACAG CCCTGGAGACCGCCCCCCGTCACTTGCCTCCCCCTTACCTCCTAA